Proteins co-encoded in one Aspergillus fumigatus Af293 chromosome 6, whole genome shotgun sequence genomic window:
- a CDS encoding purine-nucleoside phosphorylase, giving the protein MLPEAPKNKSLYEEAVEAFSFLKERLPETLQHPRVAVICGSGLGGLANTIHDEPRAEFEYSSIPHFPCLTVPGHAGKLVFGLLADHIPVVLMVGRAHYYEGHSIHQVTFPIRVFKLLGIETIVLTNAAGGLNTEYAVGDIVIINDHIFPAGFAGTHPLRGPNTEEFGPRFPPLSDAYDLELRRHAHQAWKAVISENSTRRLHEGVYAFVAGPSYETRAECRMLRQVGADLVGMSTVPEIIVARHCGIRVLAFSLVTNKAVLSPVPRGDDHLLQAKDVKELDSILQEGKANHEEVLEAGRTAAIDMQKLVVRVISNVHGRR; this is encoded by the exons ATGTTGCCAGAAGCACCAAAAAACAAGTCCCTATACGAAGAGGCCGTTGAAGCTTTCTCATTCTTGAAGGAACGTCTACCTGAAACCCTACAGCACCCTCGTGTTGCAGTCATTTGTGGCTCTGGTTTAGGAGGACTCGCAAATACCATCCATGACGAGCCGCGAGCAGAATTTGAATATTCTTCCATACCCCATTTCCCTTGTCTGACAG TGCCCGGGCATGCGGGAAAGCTCGTCTTTGGACTACTTGCCGACCATATCCCAGTTGTTCTCATGGTGGGCCGTGCACA CTACTATGAGGGCCACTCAATACATCAAGTGACGTTTCCAATTCGAGTTTTTAAGCTCCTTGGAATTGAGACCATTGTTT TAACAAACGCCGCCGGAGGCCTCAATACCGAATATGCGGTTGGAGACATCGTGATCATCAACGAT CACATCTTCCCTGCAGGATTCGCAGGAACTCATCCCCTGCGAGGGCCAAACACGGAGGAATTCGGACCCAGATTCCCTCCTCTGTCTGATGCATACGATCTCGAGCTCCGTCGCCATGCACATCAGGCATGGAAAGCAGTGATAAGCGAGAACAGTACACGAAGACTGCACGAGGGTGTGTATGCCTTTGTTGCGGGTCCCAG TTACGAAACTCGAGCTGAGTGTCGTATGCTTCGCCAAGTTGGGGCTGATCTAGTTGGCATGTCAACCGTGCCAGAAATAATAGTCGCGAGGCACTGCGGCATTAGGGTACTGGCGTTCAGCTTGGTAACCAACAAAGCGGTCCTCTCTCCAGTTCCCCGAGGAgatgatcatcttcttcaagccAAGGACGTGAAGGAACTGGATTCTATACTGCAAGAAGGCAAGGCAAACCACGAAGAAGTCCTCGAAGCTGGCCGCACAGCAGCCATCGATATGCAG AAACTTGTCGTGAGGGTGATATCAAATGTCCATGGGCGCCGATAG